One window from the genome of Anaerotruncus rubiinfantis encodes:
- a CDS encoding DUF3343 domain-containing protein has protein sequence MRYGVIAFDSTHAAIHAEKRLKARCKVSMMPTPRQITASCGISIRFFPDDLGVVREELAALGSSRLYAIYGIADDGSIHPV, from the coding sequence ATGCGGTACGGCGTAATCGCTTTCGATTCGACCCATGCGGCCATCCATGCTGAAAAGCGGCTGAAAGCCCGCTGCAAAGTTTCCATGATGCCCACGCCGCGCCAAATTACGGCCTCCTGCGGCATTTCGATCCGATTTTTTCCGGATGACCTCGGCGTGGTCCGTGAGGAGCTTGCCGCGCTTGGCTCTTCCCGCCTCTATGCCATTTACGGGATCGCGGACGACGGGAGCATCCACCCGGTCTAA